The Raphanus sativus cultivar WK10039 chromosome 6, ASM80110v3, whole genome shotgun sequence sequence GTCATTGTGCACAACGTCCTCGaacttgaactgagccctgttgATAGCTCCAGCCAGCTgcaacaaatgaaaacaaagaCTTAATAAACATCTTCCAAAGAAGTTTGAGCTAAAAGTCCAAAATGAAAACCATACCTGACCCATGCAATGGGCAATGTCAACGTACTCCTCTTTGTTTGAGAGGTTGGCGATCGAGGGGAGAGCGCACCCAgttctcttcatatgcctcattaACGTAGCCAAACCCCATGAGTCATCCAAGACTGATCAAGGCTTCaaatgagcaaagttccagccaacggttccccccctagatgaggaggaggaagacctcgaaggtctatCAACTTGGTCTGTCcgggacctcttgctcctcggaggctcaaaTTCTGGGGGATCCCTCGAcatttgaggatcagcttccGTCACCGGAACCTCGGAGGGAAGACCAACTTCCTGAACTCTGGGCTCCGAAGGACCAACATCTTTAGCAGGAGCGGAGCCTCCCTCATCGAGGACTTCCTTCACGGAGTCAAGAAAGGATCCTCCCTGGTTCTTGTCGCTTCCtcgagaggagctggcagccttggtcgaccTACCCCTAGAACGGAACGAAGGCtgaataggcatcttctgtgattgagtcttTTCGGAGGTACTGGCTCCAGACGAGACTTCAAATACCGATTCACCATCAGAGACTGAATCATAAAGAGAATCATTAATCTCATAAGACGAATTCAAACAAGTGAAAATCTACAATCAGTAAAggaaggttaccttctaaaccggCAACTGAAACCAAATCAGGAAAGGAAGCCTTGTATCGTTCATGGAACCTAGCTGATCCGACTCTTGTGGTAGTGTAAGCCGCCCAGGTATTGGGGCTGTTCTGCAGCTTCCGGTGGAGAGCTCTGGTAAGTTTGCCAGACAATTTGACAGAATCCTTAATCTCTGCAAAAGAGTAAAAAGAAATTAGCACATCACGATAAGCAAAAATAAACATGCAAACacatccctaaaatcctaaccagaaatgtcagaccaagaggtcctgaGGTCTCGGCCTACAGGGACCGTCgaagggtcaatcttgacataaaagtacttcttccgccagtcatcatcactggccgtaAATTTGAAGACGCCTTACCCTGGGCGACAGGGGAGGTAATAGGTGCCGCTtccgccatccttggaagtactctcctttatcgagaagaAACTCATCAGCTCGGTCAACCCCGCAATAACCCCTTCTTCCTTGGCTCTAGTAATGaatccgtttatcactcggataaccgagggaCAAAGTTGGGGAAGGGCCAGCTGGTAGTGATCTAGGAGATCTAGCAAGAGGGTGGGGAGAGGGAACCTAAGATGGCATTTCGAGATATACTTCTCATGAacacagaaccaaccctccggaacggttTCGGGGGTTTCGTCTTCGGTACAAGCTCTAGCTAGGTCACTcttgccgtgagcttgaacGGTAAGATTGACGACGTCTTGACTCTTCAAGAGCGAGGGAAAGTGAGGTCCAGAGGAGGCACTCTTGctacctttcttcttcattctcttgactcttgctccgatcgagtctttaactttcttcttcttggcttctTTCATCTTTTCGCCGGCTTCCCGCTTAACCTTCATAATGCGGGCACCGGAGGCTGAGATTTGAacctcgccggaaccttctttttgaCTCATGATAGTAAAAGGAAAAGGGAGATAGGAAGCAAAAGAGGGGAATCGGACTAAGACGAAATCTCAGAGAGAAGTTAAGAGCGAAGAACTAGTTCGATCAAGAAGcggatataaaaaaaatatagcaaaacgcagtaaaataaaggaaagaggagaagttaccttggaaaccgtcgagaggcgtggaggaagtggagagacaagcagttaattctctcagctttatatctcatcacgtctcgaaaatcggaaaccacatttcaaactctctttaatctgagtcgtcgatttaattaaagaaaaactgCAGCCGTCCGATCGAGCGagaatatatatggttgagatagccagtaatcattatctcaaccaTAAGATCTAggttgggcggctaggtctagctcccgagaataacgaagtctaatctcgaaagctgggggcaactgttgggcccgaatatggcctgTTAGCTGACGATAGAACCAAAACAAGTATTGGGCTGAGACAAAGCCCAACGCGTACCGGTGACCTGAGCTAAGGTTTAATACGAagccggaggctggaagctaagggcattcttcgaagaggtcacggtgaagaggaagctcgcatcataacagaaggagcgcaggacccggtcaaagggaagttGTTGCCAATTCCTCAAGtcacggaggagatctcgggaaccagttggtgacgatcaagcggaacctgaggctatttaaagaggaaGTCAACAAGAAAAAGATGGATTCAACATTTATTCGACACAATACTCTCATTATCTCTGTAACATCTTCATTATCATTGTAATCATCAGAAAACATTCCCTTTAACCattctttatcaaaaatcatCAATAAGATCATTCATTCGTTCTACAAGTTCTAACGGGATTCaacccacgttatctttccctaatcctttcctaaactataacctgacctaaaaatcaggaggtgagtttaatccctcacacttactgagtaatcatcttccttccTGTTGGGTTGGATGGCGAAAtttgggtagcaatgatctggtagatcgagttcatcatctgatATGTTTCTGTCGATTGATGGTCCATGGTTGGTGTCGATCT is a genomic window containing:
- the LOC130495740 gene encoding uncharacterized protein LOC130495740; its protein translation is MKKKGSKSASSGPHFPSLLKSQDVVNLTVQAHGKSDLARACTEDETPETVPEGWFCVHEKYISKCHLRFPLPTLLLDLLDHYQLALPQLCPSVIRVINGFITRAKEEGVIAGLTELMSFFSIKEKIKDSVKLSGKLTRALHRKLQNSPNTWAAYTTTRVGSARFHERYKASFPDLVSVAGLEVSDGESVFEVSSGASTSEKTQSQKMPIQPSFRSRGRSTKAASSSRGSDKNQGGSFLDSVKEVLDEGGSAPAKDVGPSEPRVQEVGLPSEVPVTEADPQMSRDPPEFEPPRSKRSRTDQVDRPSRHMKRTGCALPSIANLSNKEEYVDIAHCMGQLAGAINRAQFKFEDVVHNDPSAEELAQVTDLVKATKTELNQNRALISELQAEIAEYQVKELIASSQSSQKKKEAEVRLAVRRGKREVADAYNKVLSAEDEYARLVAMMPEAVAAYEKAQPQLKLPREMATRRWRKRFLMRRMIRLTREMRRAHVTRMFKS